A stretch of the Photobacterium sp. CCB-ST2H9 genome encodes the following:
- a CDS encoding CDP-alcohol phosphatidyltransferase family protein, with translation MLDRYAIQLLKAPVNGLGRLLEKSPFSANQMTVTGFIIGLLTLPALIYNHYLLALLFIVFNRIFDGLDGALARRRGITDCGGFLDITLDFLFYSLVPFGFVLAQPDQNAVAGAFLIFAFVGTGSSFLAFAIMAGKRQIDNPVYQHKSLFYLGGLTEGTETIACFVLFCLFPEHFALIAWIFGSLCWITTATRIWAGYQTLKTTDY, from the coding sequence ATGCTTGACCGTTATGCCATTCAGTTGCTCAAGGCCCCTGTCAATGGCCTTGGACGGCTTCTGGAAAAATCCCCTTTCAGTGCCAACCAAATGACCGTCACCGGTTTCATCATTGGCCTGCTGACTTTGCCCGCACTGATCTATAACCACTATCTGCTGGCATTGTTATTTATTGTATTCAACCGGATATTTGACGGCCTGGATGGTGCACTCGCCCGCCGAAGAGGCATCACAGACTGCGGGGGATTTCTCGATATCACGCTGGATTTTCTATTTTATTCGCTGGTGCCTTTCGGATTTGTGCTGGCTCAGCCGGATCAAAACGCCGTTGCCGGTGCATTTCTGATATTTGCCTTTGTCGGAACAGGCTCCAGCTTTCTTGCTTTTGCCATCATGGCAGGGAAACGGCAGATCGATAACCCGGTATATCAGCACAAGTCACTGTTTTATCTGGGAGGACTGACGGAAGGGACTGAAACGATTGCCTGTTTTGTACTTTTCTGTCTGTTCCCGGAGCACTTTGCCCTCATCGCCTGGATATTCGGATCCTTATGCTGGATCACGACTGCGACCAGAATATGGGCCGGTTACCAAACCCTGAAAACAACAGATTACTGA
- a CDS encoding ATP-binding cassette domain-containing protein produces MCLSVKNLTINNGDQRLLTSLSFSAARGEILTIMGPSGCGKSTLLGVIAGHTAPDCHYQGQISLNDHPIDTLEPDKRRIGLLFQDDLLFPHLNVWQNLAFGLPSSVKKSERKKRAYETLAALGLTDLACQSPGQISGGQRARISLMRSLLAEPDAILLDEPFSKLDKDLRIQFRDFVFSQIRQQNIPALMVTHDQDDVPPGGQLLLWPEPPGETSDA; encoded by the coding sequence ATGTGCTTATCCGTGAAAAACCTCACTATAAATAACGGGGACCAGAGATTACTGACATCGCTGAGCTTCTCGGCAGCACGCGGGGAAATACTCACCATCATGGGCCCCAGCGGCTGCGGTAAATCGACGCTGCTGGGTGTGATTGCCGGTCACACTGCACCTGACTGTCACTATCAGGGCCAGATCAGTCTGAATGATCACCCGATTGATACTCTCGAACCGGACAAAAGGCGGATTGGCCTGCTGTTTCAGGACGACCTGCTCTTTCCTCATCTGAACGTCTGGCAAAATCTGGCCTTTGGTTTACCATCGTCAGTGAAGAAAAGTGAACGCAAAAAACGCGCTTACGAAACACTGGCAGCATTAGGCCTGACGGATCTGGCCTGCCAGAGTCCCGGTCAGATCTCCGGCGGACAGCGTGCTCGGATCAGTCTCATGCGCAGCCTGCTGGCAGAACCGGATGCAATTTTGCTGGATGAACCGTTCAGCAAGCTCGACAAAGACCTTCGGATACAGTTCCGGGACTTTGTTTTCAGCCAGATCCGACAGCAGAATATTCCGGCCTTAATGGTCACCCATGATCAGGACGATGTCCCGCCTGGCGGACAACTCCTGTTGTGGCCTGAACCACCGGGGGAGACCAGCGATGCTTGA
- a CDS encoding ABC transporter permease yields the protein MLYLLFIASLIICCLPLVPGLVGILLPALSWLPMAGLNEPGFQAFGQAFSWPGIQSSVWLTLFTGVLSTLLALIFTFLILQKSWGSRRWHTVESWLSPILAIPHVAFAIGFAFTFSSTGMIARLITSLGGDPGQFSLLQDPYGLGLTLALAIKETPFLLLMSLSVLQQLNVSRLMAVGSGLGYNHAATWISVILPQWLPRMRLPIFAVLAYGISVVDMAMILGPTRPPTFAVLVWQWFNDPDINLMPRAAVGALLLLLLGLALLALFRVFEWLICRGWQQWQYAGHRQHHLPGRHLHWPLILVPMMVIPVLITWSVALRWRFPDLLPSRFSLQFWQQETAFVAELIATSLLIAAISTLIALILTIGCLEYREKTGIGLPGWLIAMPMVLPQVSLLFGIQVTTYLMPGQHHLLWVVWSHVLFVFPYLYLALDGPWRSFDRRYTQTASSLGLSALEAWWRVKRPMLMPAMCLAIAVGCSVSLAQYLPTLSLGAGRVSSLTTEAVALASGQDRRVSAIYGLLQGLVPFLLFIIAMLASRYYQTKMTAEKTTRNSEPHVLIREKPHYK from the coding sequence ATGTTGTATTTGTTGTTTATTGCTTCGCTGATCATCTGCTGTTTGCCCCTGGTGCCGGGATTGGTGGGAATTTTATTACCTGCCCTGTCCTGGCTGCCGATGGCAGGGCTGAATGAACCCGGTTTTCAGGCTTTTGGGCAGGCGTTTTCCTGGCCGGGTATTCAGTCATCGGTCTGGCTGACGTTGTTTACCGGCGTCCTCAGTACGTTGTTGGCTTTAATTTTCACGTTCCTGATCCTGCAAAAAAGCTGGGGCTCCCGCCGATGGCATACCGTTGAGTCCTGGTTATCACCCATTCTGGCTATCCCGCATGTGGCGTTCGCGATTGGGTTCGCCTTCACCTTCTCTTCAACCGGAATGATCGCCCGTCTCATCACATCACTGGGTGGCGATCCGGGCCAGTTTTCACTGCTGCAAGATCCTTATGGTCTGGGCCTGACACTGGCTTTAGCCATTAAAGAGACCCCCTTTCTGCTGTTAATGAGTCTTTCCGTCCTGCAGCAACTCAATGTCAGTCGCTTAATGGCTGTCGGCAGCGGACTGGGCTATAACCACGCGGCAACCTGGATCAGCGTGATCCTGCCGCAGTGGCTGCCCAGGATGCGGCTGCCCATTTTCGCAGTGCTGGCATACGGCATCTCTGTCGTCGATATGGCCATGATTCTTGGCCCCACCCGCCCGCCGACATTCGCCGTACTGGTCTGGCAGTGGTTCAATGATCCGGACATCAACCTGATGCCGAGAGCTGCGGTTGGCGCTCTGCTGCTGTTATTGCTGGGCCTGGCACTGCTGGCACTGTTTCGCGTATTTGAATGGCTCATCTGCCGGGGCTGGCAGCAATGGCAGTACGCCGGACATCGTCAGCATCACCTGCCGGGCCGCCATCTTCACTGGCCGCTGATACTGGTGCCGATGATGGTCATTCCGGTGTTAATCACCTGGTCTGTTGCCCTGCGGTGGCGCTTTCCGGACTTACTTCCCAGCCGTTTCAGCCTGCAATTCTGGCAACAGGAAACAGCTTTCGTGGCAGAGCTGATTGCCACCAGCCTGCTGATCGCAGCCATCAGTACGCTGATCGCGCTGATTCTGACGATTGGATGTCTCGAGTACCGGGAAAAAACGGGGATCGGCCTCCCCGGCTGGCTCATTGCAATGCCAATGGTATTGCCACAGGTCTCATTACTTTTCGGAATTCAGGTCACCACCTATCTGATGCCGGGCCAGCATCATCTGCTCTGGGTGGTCTGGAGCCATGTGCTATTTGTGTTTCCGTATCTTTATCTGGCGTTGGATGGTCCCTGGCGCAGTTTTGACCGCCGCTATACCCAGACAGCCAGCAGTCTGGGCCTGTCTGCACTGGAAGCCTGGTGGCGAGTGAAGCGCCCCATGTTAATGCCCGCAATGTGTCTGGCAATCGCCGTCGGCTGCAGCGTGAGTCTGGCACAGTACCTGCCAACCCTCAGCCTGGGTGCTGGACGGGTGAGTTCGCTGACCACAGAAGCCGTTGCCCTGGCCAGTGGTCAGGACAGACGGGTCAGCGCCATATATGGCCTGCTGCAGGGACTGGTACCTTTCCTGCTCTTTATCATCGCAATGCTGGCAAGCCGCTATTATCAAACGAAAATGACCGCTGAAAAAACAACAAGGAATTCCGAGCCACATGTGCTTATCCGTGAAAAACCTCACTATAAATAA
- a CDS encoding ABC transporter substrate-binding protein yields MKLTWMALCLTLAASPLMASEAQNQPAMSDMSWKDIQQRARGQTVFFNAWGGSQPINSYLRWVAREVKSRYDITLNHVKVADIAETSQRLLAEKTAGKNTGGSVDMVWINGENFRTMKTNELLDGPFVAQLPNWKLVDKRLPVYEDFTESTDGLEAPWGVGQLVFIHDSQTLSNPPASFAELLSLAKAFPGKVTYPQPPAFHGTSFLKAALIELTNAAPALYEPIDPEKEKAKFDQITAPLWRYLDQLHPVAWQQGKRFPGSATEMMQLLDDRQLLVAITFNPNEAKAAIERGDLPATAKAFAFEQGALSNIHFLAIPWNASAKEAARVVINFLMSPEAQARKSNIQIWGDPAILTPEALGSEEETQGFQLYQAIAEPHPSWQTALEAAWQQRYGH; encoded by the coding sequence ATGAAATTAACATGGATGGCGCTTTGCCTGACGTTGGCAGCGTCCCCGCTGATGGCAAGCGAAGCTCAGAATCAACCTGCAATGAGTGACATGAGCTGGAAAGACATTCAGCAGCGTGCACGCGGACAAACCGTATTTTTCAATGCCTGGGGCGGGAGCCAGCCTATCAACAGTTACCTGCGCTGGGTTGCCCGTGAGGTTAAAAGCCGCTACGACATTACGCTGAATCACGTCAAAGTCGCCGACATTGCCGAGACATCCCAACGCTTACTTGCGGAAAAAACTGCCGGAAAAAATACAGGCGGTAGTGTCGATATGGTTTGGATCAATGGCGAAAACTTCCGCACGATGAAAACCAACGAACTTCTGGATGGTCCGTTTGTGGCTCAGCTTCCGAACTGGAAGCTGGTCGATAAACGCTTGCCTGTTTATGAAGATTTTACGGAAAGCACTGATGGCCTGGAAGCGCCCTGGGGAGTCGGTCAGCTGGTGTTCATTCATGACAGTCAGACCCTGAGCAATCCGCCCGCAAGCTTTGCAGAACTACTAAGTCTCGCAAAAGCATTCCCGGGGAAAGTCACTTACCCGCAGCCACCAGCATTTCATGGCACCAGTTTCCTGAAAGCGGCACTCATTGAGCTGACCAATGCTGCCCCTGCCCTTTATGAACCGATCGATCCGGAAAAAGAGAAGGCAAAATTTGATCAAATCACGGCGCCGCTGTGGCGATATCTGGACCAGCTGCATCCGGTTGCCTGGCAACAGGGGAAACGTTTCCCGGGCAGTGCTACTGAAATGATGCAGCTGCTGGATGACCGGCAGCTTCTGGTCGCGATCACTTTCAATCCGAACGAAGCAAAAGCGGCTATCGAACGGGGGGATTTACCGGCCACTGCCAAAGCTTTTGCTTTTGAACAGGGCGCATTGTCGAACATTCACTTTCTGGCGATTCCATGGAATGCGAGTGCCAAAGAAGCCGCCCGTGTCGTGATTAATTTTCTGATGAGCCCGGAAGCACAGGCCCGCAAGTCCAATATTCAAATTTGGGGTGACCCGGCCATTCTGACCCCGGAAGCCTTGGGTTCTGAAGAAGAAACTCAGGGCTTCCAGCTTTATCAGGCCATTGCCGAGCCTCATCCAAGCTGGCAAACCGCGCTGGAGGCTGCATGGCAGCAGCGCTATGGACACTAA
- a CDS encoding FAD-dependent oxidoreductase, translating into MNRFKKPLLLAFIAAAFIAWFAFDLGNYFTLEQAKAYQHSLQASIIEHPLLSSTLFFAVYVVLAALSFPGAAVMTLLGAALFGFWWSLLVVSFASSLGATLAFLASRFLLHDWVQHKFGRRLSAVNRGVEKDGPFYLFTLRLIPVFPFFLVNLLMGLTPMRGRTFYWVSQLGMLPGTMVYLNAGTQLGEIESLSGLISLPVLISLVLLGIFPFIAKGIMGVIQQHRIYQHWQRPTQFDQNMVVIGAGAGGLVSAYIAAAVKAKVTLIEKHRMGGDCLNTGCVPSKALIRAAHTMHTITRAPEFGIQTNTPQIDFTAVMQRVHQVIRHIEPHDSEERYSKLGVNCIQGEAQILSPWEVEVNGERITTRNIVIATGARPVVPQIEGIEHINYLTSDTLWSIREQPKQLLVLGGGPIGCELAQSFQRLGSQVTLVEMADQLLIREDADAAALVHQSLIKDGVEIRLKQKATKFGTRKTAQGETTQFVILEGPLDERHEITFDTVILALGRVANVSGFGLETLGIGVNERGTVTVNEYLQTQYPNIYAVGDVAGPFQLTHAAGHQAWYAAVNGLFGKLKKFKADYRVMPAVTYTSPEVARVGLNEKEAANQGTEVEVTCYGIDDLDRAIADGEDYGFIKVLTPKGKDTILGATIVGNQAGELLAEFTLAMKYGLGLNKILGTVHPYPTMSEANKYTAGVWKQANKPERILAWLEKYHRWQRGGSAHDKKKTDIADHPTNLQEK; encoded by the coding sequence ATGAACCGATTCAAAAAACCTTTGTTACTGGCTTTCATTGCCGCCGCCTTTATCGCCTGGTTCGCTTTCGATCTGGGCAACTATTTCACGCTTGAACAAGCAAAAGCCTACCAGCATTCCCTGCAGGCAAGCATTATTGAGCACCCCTTACTGTCGAGTACGCTATTTTTCGCAGTTTATGTTGTACTGGCTGCCCTTTCCTTCCCGGGCGCTGCGGTCATGACTTTACTGGGTGCGGCGCTGTTTGGTTTCTGGTGGAGTTTGCTGGTCGTTTCATTTGCCAGCTCGCTGGGTGCGACACTCGCATTTCTGGCGAGCCGCTTCCTGCTGCATGACTGGGTACAACACAAGTTTGGACGACGCCTGTCTGCTGTGAACCGGGGTGTTGAAAAAGATGGTCCCTTTTATCTCTTTACATTGCGTTTAATTCCCGTCTTTCCGTTCTTTCTGGTCAACCTGCTGATGGGCCTGACTCCGATGCGTGGCCGTACTTTCTATTGGGTCAGCCAGTTGGGGATGCTGCCCGGAACCATGGTTTACCTCAACGCGGGTACCCAGTTAGGAGAAATTGAATCTTTGTCCGGCCTGATTTCACTGCCGGTCCTGATCTCTCTGGTGCTGTTGGGGATTTTTCCATTCATTGCGAAAGGTATCATGGGTGTCATTCAGCAACACCGCATCTATCAGCACTGGCAACGTCCGACGCAATTCGACCAGAATATGGTGGTGATCGGTGCTGGCGCCGGCGGTCTGGTCAGCGCCTATATCGCTGCAGCCGTGAAAGCAAAAGTTACACTCATTGAAAAACACCGGATGGGCGGCGACTGCCTGAATACCGGCTGTGTCCCCTCAAAAGCCCTGATCCGCGCGGCTCACACCATGCACACCATTACCCGGGCACCCGAGTTTGGCATTCAGACAAACACACCTCAGATCGATTTCACTGCGGTGATGCAACGTGTACATCAAGTTATCCGACACATCGAACCGCACGATTCTGAAGAACGCTACAGCAAGCTCGGCGTGAACTGCATTCAGGGAGAAGCACAAATTTTGTCGCCGTGGGAAGTGGAAGTAAACGGCGAACGCATAACCACCCGAAACATTGTCATCGCCACCGGAGCCCGCCCTGTTGTTCCGCAAATTGAAGGTATTGAACACATTAACTATCTGACGTCAGATACCCTCTGGTCAATCAGGGAACAACCCAAACAGCTTCTGGTCCTGGGGGGCGGCCCGATTGGGTGTGAACTGGCACAGAGTTTTCAGCGACTGGGCAGTCAGGTCACACTGGTTGAAATGGCCGATCAATTGCTGATTCGTGAAGATGCTGATGCCGCGGCTCTGGTACATCAAAGCCTGATCAAGGATGGCGTCGAGATCAGACTGAAACAAAAAGCCACCAAATTTGGGACCAGAAAAACGGCTCAGGGAGAAACGACACAGTTTGTCATCCTGGAAGGCCCCCTGGATGAACGTCATGAAATCACGTTTGACACCGTGATTCTCGCCTTAGGCCGGGTCGCGAATGTCAGTGGATTTGGGCTGGAAACACTGGGTATCGGCGTTAACGAACGCGGAACCGTCACAGTCAATGAGTATCTGCAGACGCAATATCCCAATATTTATGCTGTGGGTGATGTCGCCGGTCCATTTCAGCTGACCCATGCCGCTGGCCATCAGGCATGGTATGCGGCTGTCAATGGCCTTTTTGGCAAGCTGAAAAAATTCAAGGCTGATTATCGCGTGATGCCCGCCGTCACCTATACCTCCCCCGAAGTTGCGCGCGTAGGGCTCAATGAGAAAGAAGCAGCCAATCAGGGCACAGAAGTCGAAGTGACCTGCTACGGGATTGATGATTTAGATCGCGCAATTGCCGACGGAGAAGACTATGGTTTTATTAAGGTATTGACCCCGAAAGGGAAAGATACCATTCTCGGCGCGACCATCGTCGGGAACCAGGCCGGTGAGCTGCTTGCAGAGTTTACGCTGGCGATGAAGTATGGCCTGGGTCTGAACAAAATTCTGGGGACCGTCCACCCTTATCCGACGATGAGCGAAGCGAACAAATATACAGCCGGGGTATGGAAACAGGCGAACAAACCAGAACGCATCTTGGCATGGCTGGAGAAGTATCATCGCTGGCAGCGAGGTGGCTCTGCCCATGATAAGAAAAAAACAGACATTGCTGATCATCCGACGAACTTGCAGGAAAAATAA